The following proteins come from a genomic window of Microbacterium sp. SY138:
- a CDS encoding DNA adenine methylase — MTRTATSARKRVTISPLRYPGGKGLLYSRLRTIIRENDLTSSVYVEPYAGGAGAALALLVSGQVERIAINDLDPAVFAFWNAVVTQPGEFTRLVNNVELTVDEWERQREVYLTSPREDHLPLGFATFYLNRTNRSGVLNGGPIGGKDQTGNYKIDARFNREGLAERIRLIALHADRIAVTNEDGLDVISRYSDSEDAFIYADPPYFEKAGSLYLNAFQEADHKALAERLKSVERAKWILTYDNVPQVAELYSTLRRRLFALNYSAHRVMKANEVMVFSPHLAIPEELESAHADLVQRVGGTIEGAS; from the coding sequence ATGACGCGAACAGCGACATCTGCCAGGAAGAGAGTGACCATTTCACCTCTTCGGTACCCCGGTGGCAAGGGACTGCTCTACTCGCGACTGCGGACCATCATCCGCGAGAACGACCTCACTTCAAGCGTCTACGTCGAACCCTACGCCGGGGGAGCCGGGGCCGCTCTTGCGCTACTGGTATCCGGTCAGGTCGAGCGAATCGCAATCAACGATCTCGACCCGGCGGTGTTCGCGTTCTGGAACGCAGTCGTTACGCAGCCTGGCGAGTTCACGCGGCTCGTCAACAACGTTGAACTCACCGTGGATGAGTGGGAGCGACAGCGAGAGGTCTACCTGACATCGCCGAGAGAGGACCACCTTCCCCTTGGGTTCGCCACCTTCTACCTCAACAGGACTAACCGTTCCGGTGTGCTGAACGGCGGGCCGATCGGCGGGAAGGACCAGACGGGAAACTATAAGATCGACGCTCGCTTCAATCGGGAGGGTCTGGCGGAGCGGATCAGGTTGATCGCGCTGCACGCGGACCGTATCGCCGTGACCAACGAAGACGGTCTAGACGTGATCTCACGCTACTCCGACAGCGAGGACGCCTTCATCTACGCAGACCCGCCCTACTTCGAGAAGGCTGGCTCCTTGTACCTCAACGCGTTCCAAGAAGCCGACCACAAGGCGCTTGCTGAACGTTTGAAGAGTGTCGAGCGAGCGAAGTGGATTCTTACCTACGACAACGTCCCCCAGGTCGCAGAGCTCTACTCAACTCTCCGACGACGACTCTTTGCCCTGAACTACTCCGCACACCGCGTTATGAAGGCTAACGAAGTCATGGTGTTCTCACCCCACCTCGCGATCCCGGAAGAACTCGAATCCGCCCACGCTGATCTGGTGCAGCGTGTGGGCGGCACTATAGAAGGAGCGTCCTGA